A stretch of the Bacillus sp. FJAT-18017 genome encodes the following:
- a CDS encoding ABC transporter ATP-binding protein has protein sequence MNVIEINSLNKSYGKSRGIIDVSFNVMEGEIFGFIGPNGSGKSTTIRTLLSLIYPDSGSAAIFGKDCIKFAPEIAKDIGYLPSEVFYYDKMKVIDLLKYSASFYKKDCRNRIEELATIMDLDLKKRIDDLSFGNRKKVGIVQALLHEPKLIILDEPTSGLDPLMQQKFFDLLHEENKKGATIFLSSHILSEVQKLCSRVAIIKEGQIVKVEKISDLTENSYKKFKLEVKGEVSADHFAMEGVSNLSIEGKTISFLYRGNINSIMRKISEIDLANAWIEEPNLEEIFMHYYEKEAGKQ, from the coding sequence ATGAATGTTATCGAGATTAACAGTCTCAACAAAAGCTATGGAAAGTCCAGAGGCATTATTGATGTAAGTTTCAATGTTATGGAGGGTGAAATCTTTGGTTTCATCGGCCCGAATGGATCAGGAAAGTCTACGACCATTCGGACACTGCTATCGCTAATCTACCCTGATAGCGGGAGCGCTGCAATTTTCGGAAAGGACTGCATCAAATTTGCCCCCGAGATTGCGAAAGACATAGGCTATCTCCCGTCAGAAGTGTTTTATTATGACAAAATGAAAGTCATTGACTTATTAAAGTATTCTGCCAGTTTTTATAAAAAGGATTGCAGGAATCGGATTGAAGAGCTGGCCACCATCATGGACCTCGACCTGAAAAAGCGAATCGACGATCTTTCGTTTGGAAACAGGAAGAAGGTTGGGATTGTTCAGGCTCTGCTTCATGAGCCGAAGCTGATTATCCTTGATGAGCCAACAAGCGGCCTTGACCCTTTAATGCAGCAGAAATTCTTTGACCTGCTCCATGAAGAAAATAAAAAGGGAGCGACCATTTTCTTATCTTCTCACATTCTGAGTGAAGTTCAGAAGCTATGCAGCCGTGTTGCAATCATCAAGGAAGGGCAGATTGTTAAGGTCGAAAAAATCAGCGACTTGACCGAAAATAGTTACAAGAAATTCAAGCTGGAAGTGAAAGGTGAAGTAAGCGCCGACCATTTTGCAATGGAAGGAGTAAGCAATCTCTCCATTGAAGGAAAAACCATCAGTTTTTTATATAGAGGCAACATAAACTCAATCATGCGAAAAATCTCCGAAATTGATTTGGCCAATGCCTGGATAGAAGAGCCGAACCTGGAGGAAATCTTCATGCATTATTATGAGAAGGAGGCCGGTAAGCAATGA
- a CDS encoding YwbE family protein has product MDGRSRKDITPGISVDIVLKADQRTGKLTRGIVKDILTNSPSHPHGIKVRLTDGQVGRVQKIHTD; this is encoded by the coding sequence ATGGATGGCCGTAGTCGCAAGGATATCACTCCTGGGATTTCAGTGGATATAGTCCTAAAAGCCGACCAAAGGACAGGCAAGCTTACCCGGGGCATTGTAAAGGATATCCTTACCAATTCACCTTCACACCCACATGGAATTAAAGTCAGGCTGACAGATGGCCAGGTCGGCCGAGTTCAAAAAATTCATACTGACTAA
- a CDS encoding glycoside hydrolase family 3 protein produces MPKVDLKAKPYNLSDEDIKWVQETISGMTDEEKIGQLFINLFFFGGDQFSGNNLTNEEILKKYHIGGARYQGGTGEQVQDLINSLQSGSKVPLLVAANCDSGGNGAMKDGTYVAKAAMCEASGDTQVSYDAGYVSGREEQAIGVNWNFDPCVDILKNWRNTIVNTRAYGTDAETVIKHTNAYIEGLTESNIGVCIKHWPGDGTEERDQHLVMGVNELGVDEWEESFGQVYRNHIDNGVHSIMAGHIALPEYQKQLIPGLDDRDVLPATLAPELINGLLKTKLGFNGLVLTDAAHMLGMTAAMKREEYVPQAIAAGCDMFLFFNDIDEDYNFMLNGYKNGVITEERLQDALERILGLKATLGLHKAQQEGKLLRTRDDLKVVGSEDHIERAKAAADKGITLVKNTLDQLPIRPETHKRIRLYYLEGEKGGIYEAGSETLDFIKAELERRGFEVTVNDGTTRIKGPTLKYRDEVDAALVFANVVGYGAQNNYRIQWKTAMSNEVPWYVYEVPTVFVSLNFTTHLTDVPMVKAYINAYNDDEITITKTIDKLMGESEFKGTPNELVWCNKWDTRL; encoded by the coding sequence ATGCCAAAAGTCGATCTTAAGGCAAAGCCATATAATTTATCCGATGAAGACATTAAATGGGTGCAAGAAACAATTTCCGGAATGACAGATGAAGAAAAAATCGGCCAATTGTTCATTAATCTTTTCTTCTTTGGCGGAGACCAATTCAGCGGCAACAACTTGACCAATGAAGAAATCTTGAAAAAGTACCATATCGGTGGAGCTCGTTATCAAGGTGGTACAGGTGAGCAAGTACAGGATTTGATTAATAGTTTGCAATCTGGCTCCAAGGTGCCATTGCTTGTGGCGGCAAACTGTGACTCTGGCGGCAATGGTGCTATGAAGGATGGTACATATGTAGCAAAAGCGGCAATGTGCGAAGCTTCCGGAGATACCCAGGTGTCCTATGATGCCGGTTATGTAAGCGGCCGCGAGGAACAAGCTATCGGGGTTAACTGGAATTTCGATCCGTGCGTCGATATCTTGAAAAATTGGCGCAATACCATTGTCAACACCCGTGCATATGGAACGGACGCTGAAACGGTTATTAAGCATACTAATGCGTATATTGAAGGTTTGACTGAAAGCAACATCGGCGTATGTATCAAGCACTGGCCTGGCGACGGTACAGAAGAGCGTGACCAGCACTTGGTTATGGGTGTCAATGAACTGGGCGTAGATGAGTGGGAAGAATCGTTCGGTCAGGTATACCGTAACCACATCGATAACGGCGTTCATTCCATCATGGCAGGGCATATTGCACTCCCTGAATACCAAAAGCAATTGATTCCTGGCCTCGACGACCGTGATGTCCTGCCGGCAACTCTTGCCCCAGAACTTATTAACGGCTTACTTAAAACGAAGCTTGGCTTCAATGGTCTTGTATTGACTGATGCTGCCCACATGCTGGGAATGACTGCAGCCATGAAACGCGAAGAGTACGTGCCTCAAGCGATCGCAGCCGGATGTGATATGTTCTTATTCTTCAACGATATCGATGAAGACTATAACTTCATGCTAAACGGCTATAAAAACGGCGTCATTACGGAAGAGCGCCTTCAGGATGCCCTTGAGAGAATCCTTGGCCTTAAGGCAACTTTAGGCCTTCACAAAGCTCAACAAGAAGGCAAATTGCTCCGTACTAGGGACGACCTGAAAGTTGTTGGCTCTGAGGATCATATCGAGCGTGCAAAAGCTGCTGCTGATAAGGGCATTACTCTTGTCAAGAACACTCTTGACCAGCTGCCAATCCGTCCCGAGACACATAAACGCATTCGTTTGTACTACCTGGAAGGTGAAAAGGGCGGAATTTATGAGGCAGGTTCTGAAACACTGGATTTCATTAAAGCGGAGCTTGAAAGGCGCGGCTTTGAAGTAACAGTGAACGATGGAACAACCCGTATTAAGGGCCCAACATTGAAATATCGTGATGAGGTTGATGCAGCACTTGTATTTGCCAATGTCGTCGGCTATGGCGCGCAAAACAACTATCGTATCCAATGGAAAACAGCAATGAGCAATGAAGTTCCCTGGTATGTATATGAAGTTCCAACCGTATTCGTATCCTTGAATTTCACAACTCACTTGACTGATGTTCCTATGGTGAAAGCATATATTAACGCCTACAACGATGATGAAATCACCATCACAAAAACAATTGATAAACTCATGGGCGAGTCCGAATTCAAAGGAACTCCAAATGAACTTGTCTGGTGCAATAAGTGGGATACTAGGCTTTAG
- a CDS encoding HAD family hydrolase → MKENINEFIKTKDFLVCVDSDGCAMDTMEVKHRKSFGPEAVNIWNLHHIEDRFLEVWNNLNLYTMTRGINRFKGVVATFEALEKEGVEMPDISSFKKWTETTPELSAPALQREIDKTNDEQLKKALEWSKAVNHSIEQLSGEDKPFEGAKEGLEASQNVANVAIVSSANGAAVLDEWTRHELAPHVDVMLGQEAGTKAYCIGQLKEFGFNESQVLMVGDAPGDLDAANKNGVFFYPILVNKEKFSWDRFRNEALGKFIDGSFAGEYQQKLINEFNDNLK, encoded by the coding sequence ATGAAAGAAAATATTAATGAGTTCATAAAAACAAAGGACTTCCTCGTTTGTGTTGATTCCGATGGCTGTGCGATGGATACGATGGAAGTCAAGCACCGGAAATCCTTTGGTCCAGAGGCAGTGAACATCTGGAATCTTCATCATATTGAGGATCGCTTCCTTGAAGTGTGGAATAATTTAAACCTTTACACTATGACTAGAGGTATTAACCGTTTTAAAGGTGTAGTAGCTACTTTTGAAGCTCTTGAAAAAGAAGGCGTTGAAATGCCTGACATTTCTTCTTTTAAAAAATGGACTGAAACTACTCCTGAACTTTCCGCACCTGCTCTCCAAAGGGAAATTGACAAAACAAATGATGAACAGCTCAAGAAAGCGTTGGAGTGGAGCAAGGCTGTTAATCATTCCATTGAACAATTATCCGGAGAAGACAAACCTTTCGAAGGTGCCAAGGAAGGTCTTGAGGCTTCACAAAACGTTGCGAATGTTGCGATTGTTTCTTCGGCTAATGGTGCCGCAGTATTGGATGAATGGACAAGGCATGAGCTTGCTCCGCATGTCGACGTTATGCTTGGCCAGGAAGCTGGCACAAAGGCATACTGCATTGGCCAATTGAAGGAATTCGGATTTAACGAAAGCCAGGTATTAATGGTTGGAGATGCGCCTGGCGACTTGGATGCTGCCAACAAAAATGGCGTTTTCTTTTACCCAATCCTCGTAAACAAAGAAAAATTCTCCTGGGACCGCTTTAGAAATGAAGCTCTAGGCAAATTCATTGATGGAAGCTTTGCGGGTGAATACCAGCAGAAGCTGATTAATGAGTTTAATGACAACTTGAAATAG
- a CDS encoding SDR family oxidoreductase encodes MAVPFKVDLTNKVAVVTGGGGVLGSYFAKALAECGAKVAILDLNQEPADRIAAEIKEAGGTAIGVAANVLDREALEKAREIVEKELGTCDILLNGAGGNNPRGTTDDEFYNAEEVKNNPDLKTFFELDPKGVGFVFDLNFLGTLLPSQVFAKGMTEKKGTCIINVSSMNAYTPLTKIPAYSGAKAAISNFTQWLATYFAKAGIRVNAIAPGFLATAQNRALLFNEDGTPTARTGKILNSTPMERFGEPEELVGGLLFLASEEAASFVTGVVLPIDGGFSSYTGV; translated from the coding sequence ATGGCAGTTCCATTCAAAGTAGATTTAACAAATAAAGTCGCAGTTGTAACAGGCGGCGGCGGTGTTTTGGGTTCATACTTTGCAAAAGCATTGGCTGAATGCGGTGCGAAGGTAGCAATCCTTGACCTTAACCAAGAACCAGCTGATAGAATCGCTGCAGAAATCAAGGAAGCTGGCGGCACTGCGATTGGTGTTGCGGCTAACGTACTTGACCGTGAAGCACTTGAAAAAGCTCGCGAAATCGTTGAGAAAGAGCTTGGCACTTGTGATATTCTTCTTAACGGCGCAGGCGGAAACAACCCTCGCGGTACAACAGATGATGAGTTCTACAATGCAGAAGAAGTTAAAAACAACCCAGATTTAAAGACTTTCTTCGAACTTGACCCTAAGGGTGTTGGCTTCGTATTCGACTTGAACTTCCTTGGAACTTTGCTTCCTTCCCAAGTATTTGCGAAGGGCATGACTGAGAAAAAAGGTACTTGCATTATCAACGTTTCTTCGATGAATGCATACACTCCATTGACTAAAATCCCTGCATACAGCGGTGCTAAAGCAGCGATTTCAAACTTTACTCAATGGCTTGCAACTTACTTTGCAAAAGCAGGCATCCGTGTTAATGCAATTGCACCGGGGTTCCTGGCTACTGCACAAAATAGAGCGCTATTGTTCAACGAAGATGGAACTCCAACAGCACGTACAGGCAAGATCCTGAACAGCACTCCAATGGAGCGCTTCGGAGAGCCTGAAGAGCTAGTTGGCGGACTCTTGTTCTTGGCTAGCGAAGAAGCAGCAAGCTTTGTAACAGGCGTTGTTCTTCCAATCGATGGTGGTTTCTCTTCTTACACTGGAGTTTAA